A DNA window from Hevea brasiliensis isolate MT/VB/25A 57/8 chromosome 2, ASM3005281v1, whole genome shotgun sequence contains the following coding sequences:
- the LOC110646173 gene encoding uncharacterized protein LOC110646173, translating into MGTKVQCESCFPGYFSMRDLNEDSNSCSWPLFYGDRVFTNGQYYNGFLPRAIADVYTGYDKDVVKQTMLEHEAIFKKQLCELHRLYRIQRDLMDETKRKELYKNRMPIETSLSSSPLASQVTSEDARKWHILGFPLGNSVCAGPSTSGIEDMHSPLSSIKRSSSQASPLLSQNGGTSKDVEILESRPSKVRRKMFDLQLPADEYLDTEGQQVQLRDENICGISSYPSNRNHKVAPGSGINVLVGNGGKNNCQGDTLQSESCLKSKNNLADLNEPIEVEDINASANDLLGCTSSHCEIQEHELAAKSKSQFLGFPKESSLNYHHGSNNGIANDLYLQNNVNGNLWFPHMLESGNSKTNIKSVSQSLLPEKLPSSSQPLQVLLKKTNEPATLFHTDQIKVDQMRERTGCGLELSGRNNEFSNNDHPISVVASNIPSQYAIDRSSDLSNSWSWSVSSWEKLSGSLSQKSMSAQMHLNLNASATLSSSQSSTQSHGVFGEWWNYNSSSASNLKVGTEMPDQNGFYHGSSSGSKELLTHFPSGNCDYLNCSSASNAAHQLINHGSAKLYKSSNCMDSKSAKDVDLNVVLSNSSLTKMASHRGLEVIDLERNHEDHLVALPWLRTKPNCEAEAISAGVDLNTGNLSDLQSSLNQLSDKSEAGKVPNQTVVHNVKSASCSNVVGASRIETSDSSSRRRILGFPIFEKPHVSKIESSSFPSPSVSLPQPSAEVKNERKSRALDINLPCHPAVPDCVQQTATEDALMEKEKDTQVANVRYEIDLNSCITEDESSLMPSVPGFNVKIISGIDLEAPVVPETEEDIVPGEECLEKAYEASSQLSQHKAESAPDEFVRIAAEVIVAISSTGHNRQDDATYNASEASMKDSLHWFVEIVSSFGEDLESKFVVLEAEGNGQDKEGSYLEDYFESMTLKLTETKEEDYMPKPLVPENLKLEETGTTSVPTRTRKGQSRRGRPRRDFQRDILPGLASLSRHEVTEDLQTFGGLMRATGHLWHSGLTRRNSSRSGCGRGRRRALVSSPPAVMASPPCTPLLQQLNNVEMGLEDRSLTGWGKTTRRPRRQRCPQGNLAALPLT; encoded by the exons ATGGGAACAAAAGTACAGTGTGAAAGCTGCTTCCCAGGATATTTCTCAATGAGGGATCTTAATGAGGATTCTAACAGTTGTAGCTGGCCTCTATTCTATGGAGATAGAGTATTCACAAATGGGCAGTACTATAATGGATTCCTGCCAAGGGCCATTGCAGATGTGTATACAGGATATGACAAGGACGTAGTAAAGCAGACAATGCTGGAGCATGAGGCCATATTTAAGAAGCAG CTGTGTGAACTTCACCGCCTATACAGAATACAGAGGGATTTAATGGATGAAACTAAGAGGAAAGAATTATATAAAAATCGGATGCCTATAGAGACATCATTGTCATCAAGCCCCTTGGCATCTCAAGTTACATCTGAAGATGCTCGGAAATGGCATATCCTTGGCTTCCCATTGGGAAACTCTGTTTGTGCTGGACCATCTACCTCAGGCATTGAAGACATGCACTCTCCATTGAGTTCTATAAAAAGAAGCAGTTCACAAGCTAGTCCCTTGCTATCTCAAAATGGAGGTACTTCAAAAGATGTGGAGATATTGGAGTCCAGGCCCTCAAAGGTAAGGAGAAAGATGTTTGATCTTCAACTTCCAGCTGATGAGTACTTAGATACTGAAGGACAACAAGTACAACTAAGGGATGAAAATATATGTGGTATTTCTAGTTATCCGTCAAATAGGAATCATAAAGTTGCACCTGGGAGTGGAATAAATGTGCTTGTTGGTAACGGTGGGAAGAATAATTGCCAAGGAGATACATTGCAATCTGAATCATGTTTAAAAAGCAAAAATAATTTGGCTGACTTGAATGAGCCTATTGAGGTTGAGGATATAAATGCATCTGCAAATGATCTTCTAGGCTGTACTTCCTCCCATTGTGAGATTCAAGAGCATGAACTGGCTGCTAAATCAAAATCACAGTTTCTTGGTTTCCCCAAAGAAAGTTCACTGAACTATCATCATGGGAGCAATAATGGGATTGCCAATGATCTGTATCTACAGAATAATGTGAATGGAAATCTGTGGTTTCCCCATATGCTCGAGTCAG GGAACAGTAAAACCAACATAAAGTCTGTTTCTCAAAGTCTTCTGCCAGAAAAGTTGCCTTCATCTTCCCAGCCATTACAGGTTCTGTTAAAAAAAACTAATGAGCCTGCAACTCTGTTTCATACTGATCAAATTAAGGTAGATCAAATGAGAGAAAGAACAGGTTGTGGTTTAGAACTCTCTGGAAGAAATAATGAGTTCTCTAATAATGACCATCCAATTTCAGTTGTGGCTTCCAATATACCCAGTCAATATGCAATCGATCGTTCTTCTGACTTGAGCAACTCCTGGTCTTGGTCTGTTTCATCTTGGGAAAAGCTCAGTGGTAGCTTAAGCCAGAAGTCAATGTCAGCTCAAATGCACCTGAATTTGAATGCTTCTGCAACCTTAAGTAGTTCTCAGTCATCAACTCAAAGTCATGGTGTTTTTGGCGAGTGGTGGAATTATAACAGCAGTTCTGCATCTAACCTGAAAGTAGGAACTGAAATGCCTGACCAAAATGGATTTTACCATGGGTCCTCATCAGGGTCCAAGGAGCTGCTGACCCACTTTCCTTCAGGCAATTGTGATTATTTGAACTGCAGTAGTGCCAGCAATGCAGCCCATCAACTCATAAATCATGGTTCAGCTAAGCTCTACAAGAGCTCAAATTGCATGGATTCAAAATCTGCTAAAGATGTGGACTTGAATGTAGTGCTTTCGAACAGCTCCTTAACCAAGATGGCTTCCCATCGAGGTCTTGAAGTCATTGATTTAGAAAGAAATCATGAGGATCATCTCGTGGCTTTGCCTTGGCTGAGAACTAAGCCTAATTGTGAAGCTGAGGCAATTAGTGCAGGGGTGGATTTGAATACGGGGAATTTGAGTGACTTGCAATCTTCTCTGAATCAGTTGTCTGATAAGAGTGAAGCTGGAAAGGTTCCTAATCAAACAGTTGTTCACAATGTGAAATCAGCTTCTTGTTCCAATGTCGTTGGAGCCAGTAGGATTGAAACAAGTGACTCCTCAAGCCGCAGAAGAATTCTTGGCTTTCCCATCTTTGAAAAGCCACATGTTTCAAAGATCGAGTCTTCTTCTTTTCCCTCCCCTTCTGTGTCACTTCCTCAGCCATCTGCAGAAGTCAAAAATGAGAGGAAAAGTAGGGCACTTGATATTAACTTACCTTGTCATCCAGCAGTTCCTGACTGTGTTCAACAGACTGCAACAGAAGATGCGCTtatggaaaaagaaaaagatacaCAGGTCGCCAATGTCAGATATGAGATTGATTTGAATTCATGTATAACTGAGGATGAATCTTCTTTGATGCCTTCTGTCCCAGGCTTTAATGTGAAGATTATTTCAGGAATAGATTTAGAAGCCCCTGTAGTTCCAGAGACTGAAGAGGATATCGTTCCTGGAGAAGAATGCCTGGAAAAGGCTTATGAAGCATCATCACAATTATCACAGCACAAAGCGGAAAGTGCACCAGATGAATTTGTCAGAATAGCAGCAGAGGTAATAGTCGCCATCTCTTCAACAGGTCACAACCGTCAGGATGATGCCACTTACAATGCATCAGAAGCTTCTATGAAAGATTCTCTTCATTGGTTTGTGGAGATAGTTTCCTCTTTTGGAGAGGATCTAGAGAGCAAATTTGTTGTTTTGGAAGCTGAGGGGAATGGCCAAGATAAAGAGGGGTCATATTTGGAAGATTACTTTGAGTCTATGACCTTGAAGTTGACAGAGACCAAGGAGGAAGATTACATGCCCAAGCCATTGGTTCCAGAAAACCTGAAACTGGAAGAAACAGGAACAACTTCAGTACCAACTCGAACCCGAAAAGGCCAATCAAGAAGAGGAAGGCCGCGGAGGGACTTCCAAAGGGACATTCTTCCGGGTCTTGCTTCTTTGTCAAGGCATGAAGTAACAGAAGATCTTCAGACATTTGGAGGGCTGATGAGAGCAACTGGCCATCTCTGGCATTCAGGATTAACGAGAAGGAATTCTAGTAGAAGTGGTTGTGGGAGGGGGAGGAGGCGTGCACTGGTTAGTTCCCCTCCTGCTGTAATGGCAAGCCCGCCTTGTACTCCCCTATTACAGCAGCTTAATAATGTTGAAATGGGACTAGAGGATAGAAGCCTAACAGGGTGGGGGAAGACGACTAGACGTCCCCGCCGGCAAAGATGCCCTCAGGGAAATCTTGCTGCTCTCCCTTTGACCTAA